The Hevea brasiliensis isolate MT/VB/25A 57/8 chromosome 1, ASM3005281v1, whole genome shotgun sequence genome has a window encoding:
- the LOC131179208 gene encoding protein DMR6-LIKE OXYGENASE 2-like gives MGEVDPAFFQALEHRPSLQNVEAQGIPVIDLSILSSPDASLEDLVKKIGDACRDWGFFQVINHGVPLEKREKIFNASRKFFAQPKEEKIKIRRDEKRVLGYYDTEHTKNVRDWKEVFDFTVQNPTIVPASYEPDDKEVTEWYNQWPEYPPELREVCEEYAKEMEKLGFKLLELIALSLGLKADRFHGFFKDQTTFIRLNHYPPCPVPNLALGVGRHKDAVALTILAQDDVGGLEVKSKSDGQWTWVTPTPNSYIINVGDIIQVWSNDAYESVEHRVKVNPEKERFSVPCFLNPAHYNWVKPLEEIANEQNPAKYRPYNLGKFLVTRKRSNFKKLDVENIQISHFRVSDLSDKLEGALSINT, from the exons ATGGGAGAGGTCGATCCAGCCTTCTTCCAAGCTCTAGAACACAGGCCAAGCCTGCAAAACGTTGAAGCACAAGGAATACCCGTAATTGATCTATCCATTCTGAGCTCTCCTGATGCCTCCCTGGAGGATCTTGTAAAGAAGATAGGCGATGCATGCAGAGACTGGGGGTTTTTTCAAGTGATCAATCATGGGGTTCCACTGGAAAAGCGAGAAAAGATTTTCAATGCATCGAGAAAATTTTTTGCTCAACCTAAGGAGGAGAAAATCAAGATTAGGAGAGATGAGAAGAGAGTGTTGGGTTATTATGACACAGAGCATACCAAGAATGTAAGGGACTGGAAAGAAGTGTTTGATTTCACTGTGCAGAATCCAACTATTGTTCCTGCTTCGTATGAGCCTGATGATAAGGAAGTTACTGAATGGTACAATCAATGGCCTGAGTACCCCCCCGAACTAAG GGAAGTGTGTGAAGAATATGCTAAAGAAATGGAAAAACTAGGCTTCAAGTTGTTGGAGCTGATTGCCCTGAGTCTAGGCCTGAAGGCAGATAGGTTCCATGGATTCTTTAAAGACCAAACCACCTTCATTAGACTCAACCACTATCCACCATGCCCTGTTCCTAACCTAGCTCTTGGCGTTGGTCGACACAAGGATGCTGTTGCCTTGACCATACTTGCCCAAGATGATGTGGGTGGACTAGAAGTGAAAAGCAAATCTGATGGACAGTGGACTTGGGTCACCCCAACCCCAAATTCTTACATTATTAATGTTGGTGACATCATTCAG GTATGGAGCAATGATGCATACGAGAGTGTAGAGCATAGAGTGAAGGTGAATCCTGAGAAGGAAAGATTTTCTGTTCCATGCTTCTTGAACCCAGCACACTACAACTGGGTGAAGCCCTTGGAGGAAATAGCAAATGAGCAAAACCCTGCTAAATATAGGCCTTACAATTTGGGGAAATTTTTGGTCACAAGAAAGCGTAGTAATTTTAAGAAGCTTGATGTTGAGAACATCCAAATCTCTCACTTCAGGGTTTCAGATTTGTCCGACAAATTAGAGGGAGCACTGTCCATCAATACTTAA